A window from Rhizosphaericola mali encodes these proteins:
- a CDS encoding SusC/RagA family TonB-linked outer membrane protein, which yields MLAKGFITKTKFKFFAFALLLFLNNSLFAQTNAGSIKGTVRSEKGQNVNGVSVNIVSNGKIVKTVETDSLGFFQFDGLDNTKTYDLSFVDINFESVKRENIKTGDTIDVDLRPNHANLDEVIVVGYGTQKKKDLTSAIAEVTEKDFNSSGARNAMDLIQGKVAGLSITRTAGTNPNSSPSIQLRGVASINGTNSPLIVIDGVPGGNLDLLQQSDIESMTVLKDGSAAAIYGTRANGGVILVTTKKAGKGKAQYNYSGYVRKEALYRHPKVMDAAMYRQKISEGVIGEKQDMGSSTDWFNELVNHGNVSHYHNLSMSGGTANTSYRASLYFSNMDGIAKQNTRQQYGATLAIVNNGFNNRLRTEINAMINNNKANLLGGGGWTDALFNSNPTQSPYDSSNAASGGYWYVQNSPNVVADLNQKKSLRDQQTSLVQFNSTLTISKDLSASLQGSVQRNQYVDNQFNNLESHSSLADGDYPGGGYAYKGTFLANDYLISPTVNYQSSFSTNHNLSAVVGYTYQNHLEESFSASNKGFSNNEVGENDLNSGIALANGKASMSSNKLGNKLVAFFGRVNYSYKGKYLAQFVLRHEGSTRFGDNNKWGNFPAVSLGWTINQEEFMKNVSWINNLKLRAGFGETGNQDFTNGISVVTLGTGGYYLFPDGSWKQTYGPDKNANPNLKWETKKEFNFGLDFSLFNYGLTGSVNYFIRNTSNLVADVTAQQPANANDNTWENIGSLRNRGFEIQLGTDPIRTSNFDWHIDVTGSHAISTLTQYSLGSYLYGGNIGNPGNLGNSERIGQGDQIGTFYGLKHAGFDDAGKFLVYNKAGQAISTTDAVDDDKTKIGNAMPKYFASMTHSFTYKNFSLRMMFRGQFGYKILNTMDMLYGNQTSLPNNVLLRAFSTYNNIHDGYFYDSYYLQNGNFVKLDQLTFSYKIPMKENNYIRNIDVYVTGSNLWLITGYKGNDPDEVANTGLFPGVDATGVYPSTRSFLLGVNIGF from the coding sequence ATGCTTGCCAAAGGTTTTATTACAAAAACTAAGTTCAAGTTTTTTGCATTTGCACTGTTATTATTTTTGAATAACAGCCTATTTGCACAAACAAATGCTGGTTCTATAAAGGGAACTGTGCGATCGGAGAAAGGTCAAAATGTGAACGGAGTCTCCGTAAATATTGTATCAAATGGAAAAATCGTTAAAACTGTGGAGACTGATTCCTTGGGTTTTTTCCAATTTGATGGTTTAGATAATACTAAAACATATGACTTGTCATTTGTTGATATTAATTTTGAATCTGTTAAAAGAGAAAATATCAAAACAGGAGATACTATTGATGTTGATCTGAGACCCAATCATGCTAATTTAGATGAAGTTATTGTAGTTGGATACGGTACTCAAAAGAAAAAGGATTTAACTTCTGCGATTGCGGAGGTTACCGAAAAAGATTTCAATAGTAGTGGTGCTAGAAATGCAATGGATTTAATTCAAGGAAAAGTAGCAGGTTTATCTATAACTAGAACTGCAGGTACTAACCCTAACTCTAGCCCGAGTATACAATTACGTGGAGTGGCATCAATTAACGGTACGAATAGCCCCTTAATTGTTATAGATGGAGTTCCTGGTGGTAATCTTGATTTATTACAACAGAGCGATATAGAATCGATGACCGTATTAAAAGATGGTTCGGCGGCTGCAATCTACGGTACAAGAGCAAATGGCGGCGTAATTCTAGTTACCACAAAAAAAGCAGGAAAAGGTAAAGCTCAATACAACTACTCTGGTTATGTAAGAAAAGAGGCTTTATATAGACATCCTAAAGTGATGGATGCTGCTATGTATAGGCAGAAAATAAGCGAAGGAGTCATAGGGGAAAAACAGGACATGGGAAGCTCAACAGATTGGTTTAATGAATTGGTTAATCATGGTAATGTGTCCCATTATCATAATCTATCTATGAGTGGAGGTACAGCCAATACGAGTTATCGTGCAAGTCTGTATTTCTCTAACATGGATGGTATTGCAAAACAAAATACTAGACAACAATATGGAGCTACTTTGGCGATAGTTAATAATGGCTTTAATAACAGACTACGCACTGAGATCAATGCAATGATAAATAACAATAAAGCAAATTTACTTGGTGGCGGTGGATGGACCGATGCATTGTTTAATTCTAATCCTACACAGAGTCCTTATGATAGTTCGAATGCTGCGTCAGGAGGTTATTGGTATGTACAAAATAGTCCAAATGTAGTTGCGGATTTAAACCAAAAGAAGAGTTTGAGAGATCAACAAACTAGCTTAGTTCAATTTAATTCTACTTTAACGATTTCAAAGGATTTATCAGCATCACTTCAAGGTTCCGTGCAACGTAATCAATATGTAGATAATCAGTTTAATAATTTGGAATCACATTCTTCTCTAGCAGATGGTGATTATCCTGGCGGTGGTTACGCTTATAAAGGTACATTTTTGGCAAATGATTATTTGATTAGTCCAACTGTCAACTATCAATCATCTTTTTCTACTAATCATAATTTGAGTGCTGTAGTTGGTTATACTTATCAGAATCATTTAGAAGAAAGTTTTTCCGCGAGTAATAAGGGGTTTTCTAATAATGAAGTTGGAGAAAATGACTTAAATTCTGGTATAGCATTAGCAAATGGAAAGGCATCTATGTCTAGTAATAAACTAGGAAATAAATTAGTAGCATTTTTCGGAAGGGTAAATTATTCCTATAAAGGAAAATATTTAGCTCAATTTGTTTTAAGACATGAAGGTTCGACGAGATTTGGTGATAATAATAAATGGGGAAATTTTCCCGCAGTTTCCCTTGGCTGGACTATTAATCAAGAAGAATTTATGAAGAATGTTTCTTGGATTAATAATTTGAAATTGAGAGCTGGATTTGGAGAAACAGGTAATCAAGACTTTACAAATGGTATTTCGGTTGTGACATTAGGAACGGGTGGTTATTACTTATTTCCGGATGGTTCTTGGAAACAGACTTACGGACCAGATAAAAATGCAAATCCTAACTTGAAATGGGAAACGAAAAAGGAGTTCAACTTTGGTCTAGACTTTTCCTTATTTAACTATGGATTGACAGGTTCCGTTAACTACTTTATAAGAAATACTTCTAATTTGGTGGCAGATGTAACTGCACAACAGCCTGCAAATGCGAATGATAATACTTGGGAAAATATAGGATCCTTAAGAAACCGCGGATTTGAAATCCAATTAGGCACAGATCCTATACGTACGTCCAATTTCGATTGGCATATTGATGTAACCGGCTCACATGCCATTAGCACATTAACACAATATTCATTAGGCAGCTATTTGTATGGCGGTAATATTGGCAATCCAGGAAACTTAGGTAATTCGGAAAGAATAGGACAGGGGGATCAAATTGGTACTTTTTACGGATTGAAACATGCTGGTTTTGATGATGCGGGCAAATTTTTAGTTTATAATAAAGCAGGGCAAGCTATTTCTACGACAGATGCAGTAGATGATGATAAAACCAAAATAGGAAATGCTATGCCTAAGTATTTTGCATCCATGACCCATAGTTTTACATATAAGAATTTTTCTCTTCGTATGATGTTTAGGGGACAATTTGGCTACAAGATTTTGAATACTATGGATATGTTGTATGGCAATCAGACTAGTTTGCCGAATAATGTACTATTAAGAGCATTTTCTACCTATAATAACATTCATGATGGATATTTCTATGATAGTTATTACCTCCAAAATGGAAATTTTGTCAAGCTAGATCAACTAACGTTTTCTTATAAAATACCAATGAAGGAAAATAATTATATAAGGAACATAGATGTATATGTTACGGGTTCAAATTTATGGCTAATAACTGGTTATAAAGGAAACGATCCTGATGAAGTTGCTAATACAGGCTTATTTCCTGGCGTAGATGCGACAGGCGTTTATCCTAGTACCCGTTCTTTCCTTTTGGGTGTCAATATTGGATTTTAA
- a CDS encoding ROK family protein yields the protein MNNYLEDSRIILTLDAGGTNFVFSAIKNGDLIVAPMILNACSDNLDKCLNNLVIGFSNVIELLPYAPSAISFAFPGPADYPNGIISNDLPNFPAFKNLIGFPLATYLEEKFQIPVYINNDGNLYALGEAMFGFLPSINNVLRSKGINKEYNNLLGLTLGTGFGGGIVINSRLLHGENSCAAEIYSLRSYENAEWFVEETLSIRGIQRIYRKLANETRNFNPYQIFKIAQGELDGNKNAAIETYSLFGKVLGDAIANCISILDCLVVIGGGIIGASELFMPSLMGHLNGTIESSSDTSIKRIPQKIYNLNDEIEVEKFLYGNEVVLESSYYSNKINYDNHRRLGIALSKIGASEAIAKGAYAYAIQKLELIK from the coding sequence ATGAACAATTATTTAGAGGATTCAAGAATTATATTAACCTTAGATGCTGGTGGTACCAATTTTGTTTTTTCTGCGATTAAAAATGGAGATCTAATAGTCGCACCGATGATATTGAATGCTTGTTCTGATAATTTGGATAAGTGTTTGAATAATTTAGTTATTGGTTTTTCAAATGTGATAGAATTGTTGCCTTATGCTCCATCTGCAATTAGTTTTGCATTTCCTGGTCCTGCTGATTATCCAAATGGTATAATAAGTAACGATCTTCCAAATTTTCCAGCATTCAAAAATTTAATAGGTTTCCCACTTGCCACATATTTAGAAGAAAAATTTCAGATTCCTGTTTATATAAATAATGATGGGAATTTATATGCTCTTGGTGAAGCAATGTTTGGATTTTTACCTTCGATCAATAATGTTTTAAGGTCTAAAGGTATAAACAAGGAATATAATAATTTATTAGGATTAACCTTAGGCACTGGTTTTGGCGGTGGCATCGTAATAAATAGTCGACTTTTACATGGAGAAAATTCTTGTGCAGCAGAGATTTATAGTTTACGTAGTTATGAAAACGCTGAATGGTTTGTAGAAGAAACATTAAGTATACGCGGTATTCAACGAATCTACAGAAAATTGGCAAATGAAACTAGGAACTTTAATCCATATCAAATCTTCAAAATTGCACAGGGAGAATTAGACGGTAATAAAAATGCAGCTATTGAAACTTATAGTTTGTTCGGAAAAGTTCTGGGAGATGCAATTGCCAATTGTATCTCTATTTTAGACTGTCTAGTTGTAATTGGCGGCGGTATTATAGGCGCTTCTGAATTATTTATGCCTAGTTTAATGGGGCATTTAAATGGAACTATAGAATCCTCCTCAGATACTTCAATTAAAAGAATTCCTCAAAAAATTTACAATTTAAATGATGAAATAGAAGTTGAAAAATTTCTATATGGAAATGAAGTAGTCTTGGAAAGTTCCTATTACTCAAATAAAATTAATTATGATAATCATCGCCGCTTAGGAATTGCATTATCTAAGATTGGTGCGAGTGAAGCCATTGCTAAAGGTGCATACGCATATGCGATTCAAAAATTGGAATTAATAAAATAA
- a CDS encoding glycoside hydrolase family 76 protein, with translation MRKVLLFIITSFLFLDCYSQSTFSDYARLLEMGIQDNFYIKDSGYYRENAKGVKSDNPVSYLWSLCALVQAEYDYSLQHKSNHLTQVYNVIDKYYDTRLPAPGYASYSPILKQDDRYYDDNQWIGIAALDGYIKNKNLKLLEIGSTVYRFMVSGMDTVLGGGIYWVEERKESKNTCSNGPGILVALKMYSATNNKNYLDSAKLLYDWTMKTLQDKDFLFWDNIHTKDHKIDSQKYSYNVGTMLESSAYLFQITKEKKYLNAALNMAKASDSYFLKDGKFKDDYWFSAVLLRGLKRLYSINKNPIYINHFSDAVKNALKEDWDASRNIMGKNGNHNLVWQGGMLEMLCSLK, from the coding sequence ATGAGAAAAGTTTTGTTATTTATTATTACTAGTTTCTTATTCTTAGATTGTTATAGTCAGAGTACATTTTCCGATTATGCCCGACTCCTAGAAATGGGTATTCAGGATAATTTTTACATAAAGGATTCTGGATATTATCGTGAAAATGCGAAAGGTGTTAAATCTGACAATCCAGTGTCTTATTTATGGTCATTATGTGCTTTAGTTCAAGCAGAATATGACTATAGTTTGCAACATAAAAGTAATCATTTAACACAAGTATATAATGTTATAGATAAATATTATGATACTAGATTACCAGCACCTGGATATGCTTCATATAGCCCGATATTGAAACAAGATGATCGGTATTATGATGATAATCAATGGATTGGTATCGCAGCACTAGATGGATATATAAAAAATAAGAATCTGAAATTATTGGAAATCGGAAGTACTGTATATCGATTTATGGTATCAGGAATGGATACAGTTTTAGGTGGTGGAATTTATTGGGTTGAAGAGCGAAAAGAAAGTAAAAATACCTGTTCTAATGGACCAGGAATTCTTGTCGCATTAAAAATGTATAGTGCCACAAATAATAAAAACTATTTAGATTCTGCTAAGCTACTATATGATTGGACTATGAAAACACTGCAGGATAAAGATTTCTTATTTTGGGATAATATTCACACTAAAGATCATAAAATTGATTCTCAAAAATATTCCTATAATGTCGGAACAATGTTGGAATCCTCTGCTTATTTATTTCAAATAACAAAAGAGAAGAAATATTTAAATGCAGCTTTGAATATGGCGAAGGCTAGTGATTCTTATTTTTTAAAAGATGGAAAATTCAAAGATGATTACTGGTTTAGTGCAGTTTTGCTTAGAGGATTGAAACGATTATATTCTATTAATAAAAATCCTATTTATATTAATCATTTTTCAGATGCGGTAAAAAATGCATTAAAGGAAGACTGGGATGCTTCGCGCAATATAATGGGGAAAAATGGAAATCATAATCTTGTTTGGCAAGGTGGTATGTTAGAAATGTTGTGTAGTCTAAAATAA